One window of the Candidatus Binatia bacterium genome contains the following:
- a CDS encoding FliA/WhiG family RNA polymerase sigma factor: protein MSISSQIEEGGGPAVAPPPISDDTVRKYLPLVRRVVRRLTPRKPPGVEDSELVSWGLGGLLDALQRFDPSKAAAFETYAQVRIRGAILDRLRGQDTTARSTREKAKLLEKTYQLLETRHGRAATEEEVAEELGKSLPELHAILGEIGRGGLLSLEDLSTGRDGKATGEEVLASDSLDPEDAVLERERVEFLAKAVDRLPQKERTVIELYYHEGLTMREAGEVLDLTESRVSQLHSRALLRLRGFLRESAGKR, encoded by the coding sequence GTGAGTATTTCGAGCCAGATTGAGGAGGGCGGCGGCCCGGCCGTCGCGCCTCCGCCGATTTCCGACGACACAGTGCGCAAGTATCTCCCGCTCGTGCGTCGGGTCGTGCGTCGCCTGACGCCCCGGAAGCCCCCGGGCGTCGAAGACTCCGAACTCGTGAGCTGGGGACTCGGTGGATTGCTGGATGCCCTCCAGCGGTTCGATCCGAGCAAAGCCGCGGCCTTCGAGACCTACGCGCAGGTCCGCATCCGCGGTGCGATCCTCGATCGGCTTCGCGGGCAGGACACGACCGCCCGGAGCACGCGCGAGAAGGCGAAGCTTCTGGAGAAGACCTACCAACTCCTCGAGACGCGACACGGTCGCGCCGCGACGGAGGAGGAGGTCGCCGAGGAGCTCGGCAAGTCTCTCCCGGAACTCCATGCGATCCTGGGCGAGATCGGCCGCGGCGGCTTGTTGAGTCTCGAAGACCTGTCGACGGGTCGCGATGGAAAGGCCACGGGCGAGGAGGTCCTCGCCAGTGATTCCCTGGACCCGGAGGACGCGGTGCTCGAACGCGAGCGCGTCGAATTTCTGGCGAAGGCCGTCGATCGACTGCCGCAGAAGGAACGCACGGTGATCGAACTGTACTATCACGAAGGCCTCACGATGCGGGAGGCCGGCGAAGTGCTGGATCTCACCGAGTCGCGGGTGTCGCAGCTCCATTCGCGGGCGTTGCTGCGGTTGCGCGGCTTCCTGCGTGAAAGTGCCGGGAAGAGGTGA
- the fliN gene encoding flagellar motor switch protein FliN, whose amino-acid sequence MSEEQTIERKVAEPAPLPPPETAAAVSNEPPGIDLLLDVPMSVTVELGRTRMPVRQLLALVSGSVVELGKLAGEPLDILVNGKPTARGEAVVVNEKFGVRLTEIVSCTERVESGGMMKADRASNEGVANATVAAGQSEQPSPGGNVVPFPPRAAALKSGRRESVSVEPMSSFRAIAVSSGKGGVGKTNVVANLAVALARRGQRVIVLDADLGLANLDTLLGLHPRATMRHVIHGECSLADVLIDGPQGIRLVPASSGFEDMTQLGAGERLHLLEQVDSLEEQFDVLLVDTAAGISSNVTFFATAAQETMVVVTPEPTSLTDAYALIKVLSTRYAEQEFGVLVNMARNDSEADRTFAHLSRVAARFLDVSLRYDGFIPYDAELPEAVRRQQAVIELAPRAQVSRAFDYLADRVLSLPTKPRPKGGLQFFFRRLLEGVQP is encoded by the coding sequence ATGAGTGAAGAACAGACTATCGAGCGCAAAGTGGCCGAACCTGCGCCGCTGCCGCCGCCGGAAACCGCCGCTGCGGTATCCAACGAACCGCCCGGCATCGATCTGCTGCTCGACGTGCCGATGTCGGTCACGGTCGAGCTCGGTCGTACGCGCATGCCGGTTCGGCAGCTCCTGGCGCTGGTGTCGGGATCGGTCGTCGAGCTCGGGAAGCTCGCCGGCGAGCCGCTCGACATCCTCGTGAACGGGAAGCCCACCGCCCGCGGCGAGGCCGTCGTGGTGAATGAGAAGTTCGGTGTGCGTCTCACGGAGATCGTGAGCTGCACCGAGCGGGTGGAAAGTGGAGGCATGATGAAGGCGGATCGGGCATCGAATGAGGGAGTCGCGAACGCGACAGTGGCGGCAGGGCAATCGGAACAGCCATCGCCGGGAGGCAACGTCGTCCCGTTCCCGCCGCGAGCCGCGGCGTTGAAGAGCGGGCGTCGTGAATCGGTGTCGGTCGAACCGATGTCGTCGTTTCGCGCGATCGCCGTCTCGAGCGGAAAGGGTGGTGTCGGCAAGACGAACGTCGTCGCCAACCTTGCAGTTGCGCTCGCCCGGCGTGGGCAGCGCGTGATCGTCCTCGACGCGGACCTCGGCTTGGCGAACCTCGACACGCTCCTCGGCCTGCATCCGCGCGCGACGATGCGCCACGTGATCCACGGGGAGTGCAGTCTCGCCGATGTGCTGATTGACGGACCACAAGGCATTCGCCTCGTTCCTGCCTCGAGCGGGTTCGAGGACATGACGCAGCTTGGAGCAGGGGAACGATTGCACCTCCTCGAGCAAGTCGATTCCCTCGAGGAGCAGTTCGACGTGCTGCTCGTCGACACGGCTGCGGGCATCTCTTCGAATGTCACGTTCTTCGCCACGGCGGCGCAGGAGACCATGGTGGTCGTCACGCCGGAACCGACCTCTCTCACCGACGCCTACGCGCTGATTAAGGTCCTCTCGACTCGATACGCGGAACAGGAGTTCGGCGTCTTGGTGAACATGGCGCGGAACGACTCCGAGGCGGATCGGACCTTCGCGCATCTCTCGCGCGTGGCTGCCCGATTCCTCGACGTCTCGCTCCGCTACGACGGGTTCATCCCGTACGACGCGGAGCTGCCCGAAGCGGTTCGCCGCCAGCAGGCCGTGATCGAGCTGGCACCGCGGGCCCAGGTGAGCCGCGCATTCGACTATCTCGCCGATCGAGTGCTGTCGCTTCCGACAAAGCCTCGACCTAAGGGCGGCCTGCAGTTCTTCTTCCGCCGTCTTCTCGAAGGAGTCCAACCGTGA
- a CDS encoding response regulator: MGNQLTNDLPACFSRAGSQAPRPHDGAPTASDPRFEWSAGTEAGPTARDSFGLFPPVELELHPDDRDVARETAQRHLETNDAYDVVLRLRAPTGEYRWFLVCGAADPEATEPTLRGTLHDLSSPQEARGSLGSESAQAVALSALARAEKRLVEQEKLARDLEAAREEALAAARLKSEFLATMSHEIRTPLNGVIGMTDLLLGTGLDSEQRGYAETLRLSGEALLSVINDILDFSKIEAGKMDLDCSPFDPGRTVEEAAELLAAKAHDKGLELNCCIEPDVPPVAMGDAPRIRQILVNLVGNAVKFTSHGEVSMHASIEEDDGDRLLTRFQVCDTGIGIDAEELPRLFEEFTQLDGSNRRRFEGTGLGLAICRRLVELMGGEIGVESKPGQGSTFWFTIPLEKADEADGRQPGNLASLAGLRVLGVDENATNRMILRAYLGMYGMDVDTVEDAPAALDLLRSPELAARPYDLVIFDMLMPGMDGLEFARVLHADPQFKDLPRIMATSYTERGQSEKIRAAGIARTLPKPLRQSQLLETVRSVLNKAQESPNVVGQPSAPLKEWLDTNPPKILVAEDNPVNQRLIRAQLARLGCRATIVSDGVQAVDAATRSHWDLLLMDCKMPELNGFEATTRIREREGTNRHTWIIAMTANAMEGDREQCLDAGMDDYIAKPIQLNDLVHALERCLTPEPEAAASPDTEAPRTVGKAEAEMKTDDGPIRLDVLAELRAEFEEGGGLDEFTAIIELYVSNARRNFAAAREALERTDMDALGLAAHSLKGSSGSVGAARLSAISDLLESVAGGRCDGNAGKLLGELGSELERVEEVLSDNTP, encoded by the coding sequence ATGGGGAACCAGCTTACGAACGATCTACCCGCCTGCTTTTCCCGGGCCGGCTCACAAGCACCACGACCCCACGACGGCGCACCCACGGCGTCAGACCCACGCTTCGAGTGGTCTGCCGGGACCGAAGCGGGCCCCACGGCCCGGGACTCCTTTGGGCTGTTTCCGCCCGTAGAGCTCGAGCTTCACCCCGACGACCGTGACGTCGCCCGAGAGACCGCCCAGCGGCACCTCGAGACGAACGACGCGTACGACGTTGTTCTTCGCCTACGCGCCCCTACCGGCGAATACCGGTGGTTTCTCGTCTGCGGAGCCGCCGACCCCGAAGCGACCGAACCGACCCTGCGGGGTACTCTTCACGATCTGAGCAGCCCCCAGGAGGCCCGGGGCTCCCTAGGCTCCGAGAGCGCGCAGGCCGTGGCGCTGTCTGCCTTGGCGCGTGCAGAGAAGCGCCTCGTCGAGCAGGAGAAACTCGCCCGCGACCTGGAGGCGGCACGCGAGGAAGCTCTCGCTGCCGCACGTCTCAAGTCCGAGTTCCTCGCGACCATGAGTCACGAGATCCGCACGCCGCTGAACGGCGTGATTGGCATGACCGACCTGCTGCTCGGAACGGGGCTCGACAGCGAGCAGCGCGGCTACGCAGAGACTCTCCGCCTGTCCGGCGAAGCACTTCTCAGCGTCATCAACGACATCCTCGATTTCTCCAAGATCGAAGCGGGCAAGATGGACCTCGACTGTTCGCCGTTCGATCCCGGACGCACCGTCGAAGAAGCCGCCGAGCTGCTCGCCGCGAAAGCGCACGACAAGGGCCTGGAGCTGAACTGCTGCATCGAGCCCGACGTCCCGCCCGTCGCAATGGGCGACGCACCTCGCATCCGCCAGATCCTCGTGAACCTCGTCGGCAACGCCGTGAAGTTCACGTCCCATGGAGAGGTCTCAATGCACGCGAGCATCGAGGAGGACGACGGAGATCGGCTGCTCACGCGATTCCAAGTCTGCGATACCGGGATCGGCATCGATGCCGAAGAGCTGCCGCGCCTGTTCGAGGAGTTCACGCAGCTCGATGGCTCCAACCGACGCCGGTTCGAAGGAACGGGGCTCGGCCTCGCGATCTGCCGTCGACTCGTGGAATTGATGGGCGGCGAGATCGGGGTCGAGAGCAAGCCGGGCCAGGGGTCGACCTTTTGGTTCACGATCCCACTGGAGAAGGCCGACGAAGCCGACGGCAGACAACCGGGCAACTTGGCCTCTCTTGCGGGGCTGCGGGTCCTCGGTGTCGACGAGAATGCGACCAACCGGATGATCCTGCGTGCCTACCTGGGCATGTACGGCATGGACGTCGACACGGTGGAGGATGCTCCCGCCGCACTCGACCTCCTGCGGTCCCCGGAACTCGCCGCGCGCCCGTACGACCTCGTCATCTTCGACATGTTGATGCCGGGCATGGACGGGCTGGAATTCGCGCGCGTCCTGCACGCGGATCCGCAATTCAAAGACCTCCCGCGGATCATGGCGACCTCGTACACCGAGCGTGGTCAGTCCGAGAAGATTCGCGCCGCAGGCATCGCCCGCACGCTCCCGAAGCCCTTGCGACAGTCTCAGCTGCTCGAGACCGTCCGCTCGGTCTTGAACAAGGCCCAGGAGTCTCCCAACGTGGTCGGGCAGCCGAGCGCGCCTCTCAAAGAGTGGCTCGATACGAATCCGCCGAAGATTCTCGTCGCCGAGGACAACCCGGTGAATCAACGCCTCATCCGGGCCCAGCTCGCGCGGCTGGGATGCCGCGCCACCATCGTCTCCGATGGTGTCCAGGCGGTCGACGCCGCGACGCGTTCGCACTGGGACCTCCTCTTGATGGATTGCAAGATGCCGGAGCTGAACGGCTTCGAGGCGACCACTCGTATTCGCGAACGCGAGGGGACGAACCGCCACACCTGGATCATCGCAATGACCGCGAACGCGATGGAAGGGGACCGGGAACAGTGCCTGGACGCCGGCATGGACGACTACATCGCGAAGCCGATCCAGTTGAATGACCTGGTGCACGCGCTCGAGCGGTGCCTGACGCCTGAGCCCGAAGCTGCGGCCTCTCCGGACACGGAGGCGCCACGCACCGTGGGGAAAGCGGAGGCCGAGATGAAGACCGACGACGGACCGATCCGGCTCGATGTTCTCGCGGAGCTACGGGCGGAGTTCGAAGAAGGCGGAGGTCTCGACGAGTTCACCGCAATCATCGAGCTCTACGTAAGCAACGCCCGGCGGAACTTTGCCGCTGCACGCGAAGCCCTCGAGCGCACCGACATGGATGCCCTGGGCCTCGCGGCGCATTCGCTCAAGGGCTCCAGCGGTAGCGTCGGCGCCGCACGCCTGTCGGCGATCTCGGACCTGCTCGAGTCCGTCGCCGGGGGCCGCTGCGACGGCAACGCCGGCAAGCTCCTGGGTGAACTGGGCAGCGAGCTCGAACGGGTCGAGGAAGTCCTCTCGGACAACACGCCCTAA
- the fliM gene encoding flagellar motor switch protein FliM, translating to MDSTLSQDEVDALLKGMQDGDVAIEDKPPCDAPRPYNLVGEERAAGRQFPGLELVHDRFVRRLRKSLSHVLGSSAEIEITNVEVLRYGRFRNRIEPGASLSLFSMAPLSGNGLLVLGPSLMSQLVDRMFGGQGRPPTTLEIGEYSPIELQVVSRVASTVLADLQDAWSLVAELSCSFLRTEVNAAIVSIAATEDMVLAVDLQCDLGGGPTKLTLTLPAAMLEPLRARLGESHSIPADADNGWLNSLIGAIQQTDVDLSVELGTNTLSARELLRLEVGDVLPLPTRGDDHVSVLVEGQPVMTGLAGTNRGRHVVRILSFTQET from the coding sequence CGTCGCGATCGAGGACAAGCCTCCTTGCGATGCTCCTCGCCCCTACAACCTCGTCGGCGAAGAACGCGCTGCGGGCCGGCAGTTTCCGGGCCTCGAGCTGGTTCATGATCGCTTCGTGCGCCGGCTTCGGAAGTCGCTGAGCCACGTGCTCGGCTCGAGCGCCGAAATCGAGATCACAAACGTCGAGGTGCTCCGCTACGGCCGTTTCCGGAACCGAATCGAGCCGGGTGCATCGCTGAGCTTGTTCTCGATGGCGCCTTTGTCGGGGAACGGCCTCCTCGTTCTCGGGCCTTCGCTCATGTCCCAGCTGGTCGACCGCATGTTCGGTGGCCAGGGGCGGCCGCCCACGACGTTGGAGATCGGGGAATACTCGCCGATCGAGCTGCAAGTCGTCTCGCGGGTGGCCTCAACGGTCCTCGCGGACCTACAGGATGCCTGGTCACTCGTGGCCGAGCTGAGTTGCAGCTTCCTACGGACCGAAGTGAACGCCGCCATCGTGTCGATTGCCGCCACCGAAGACATGGTCCTCGCAGTGGATCTTCAGTGTGACCTCGGCGGTGGACCGACGAAGCTCACGCTCACGCTCCCGGCCGCCATGCTCGAGCCGCTGCGCGCTCGCCTCGGCGAGAGCCACTCGATCCCGGCGGATGCCGACAACGGATGGCTGAACTCATTGATTGGCGCGATCCAGCAGACCGACGTCGACCTGAGCGTCGAACTCGGAACGAACACTCTCTCGGCCCGCGAGCTTCTTCGCCTGGAGGTCGGCGACGTTCTGCCGCTGCCCACGCGGGGAGACGACCACGTATCCGTTCTCGTCGAGGGCCAGCCGGTCATGACGGGGCTCGCCGGAACGAACCGCGGCAGGCATGTGGTGCGCATCCTCTCTTTCACGCAGGAGACCTGA